One window of Amaranthus tricolor cultivar Red isolate AtriRed21 chromosome 11, ASM2621246v1, whole genome shotgun sequence genomic DNA carries:
- the LOC130826466 gene encoding uncharacterized protein LOC130826466, with the protein MSIKEVYNQLQPTGIIVPWSRPVWCRYSVPKHRFITWLTVKRRLFTRDRLLNFNVVEDATCVLCKTDIETHDHLFFNCICSSVILKQVMNWLGYKFQTYSLQHLLQKGWNIKGNRLKKRTVLVAIAATVYAVWKLRNDIIWRHKDAAAPIQMVDHIKWSVKNRMIQLCNDNNRHIDWLKAL; encoded by the exons atgag CATCAAGGAGGTATACAATCAGTTACAACCTACTGGAATCATCGTCCCTTGGAGCAGACCGGTTTGGTGCAGATATTCGGTGCCTAAGCATCGATTCATCACTTGGCTAACTGTGAAAAGAAGATTGTTCACAAGAGACagacttcttaatttcaatGTGGTGGAAGATGCTACTTGTGTCCTTTGCaaaactgatattgaaactcatgatcacTTGTTCTTTAATTGCATTTGTAGCTCCGTGATTCTGAAACAGGTTATGAACTGGCTCGGGTATAAGTTCCAGACATACTCTTTGCAACACCTCCTTCAAAAAGGTTGGAACATAAAAGGAAACAGATTGAAGAAACGCACGGTTCTGGTGGCTATCGCAGCCACGGTGTATGCGGTTTGGAAACTTAGGAACGACATAATTTGGAGGCACAAAGATGCAGCAGCCCCAATACAGATGGTTGACCATATTAAGTGGTCCGTAAAGAATAGAATGAtccaattgtgtaatgataaCAATAGACATATAGATTGGCTGAAAGCTTTGTAA